In Paenibacillus sp. G2S3, a single window of DNA contains:
- a CDS encoding TVP38/TMEM64 family protein, translated as MYFLDIMSWLTEDNLRHLLEQYRSFGPFPGIALTFMKSFIPPLPTIAIVGLNGAVYGLWLGFLYSWIGLVAGCVTTFWIIRKVASHRYLRKWAERPKVAKSMTWVRQSGFSYVFLLSIFPVGPFVVINMAAGLAGMRFRSYLLALTVGKAIMVFAVSYIGNDLERFIRQPWEIIYVVLFIGLSLWGVKAIEARFARTAQEGKEIA; from the coding sequence ATGTACTTTCTTGATATTATGTCTTGGCTGACAGAGGATAATCTGCGGCATCTGCTTGAACAATATCGTTCGTTTGGGCCCTTTCCGGGCATCGCATTAACGTTTATGAAATCATTTATACCACCACTACCAACTATTGCGATCGTCGGATTAAACGGGGCTGTATATGGTTTATGGTTAGGTTTTTTGTATTCTTGGATTGGCCTTGTTGCGGGCTGTGTGACAACATTTTGGATTATTCGCAAAGTAGCCTCCCATCGATATCTGCGCAAATGGGCAGAGCGGCCAAAGGTAGCGAAAAGCATGACATGGGTACGGCAAAGCGGGTTCAGTTATGTATTTCTGCTTAGTATATTTCCGGTGGGCCCCTTCGTTGTAATTAATATGGCTGCTGGTCTTGCTGGCATGAGGTTTCGTTCATATCTCCTTGCGCTCACTGTGGGCAAAGCAATCATGGTATTCGCAGTTTCATACATTGGCAACGATTTGGAACGCTTCATTCGCCAACCGTGGGAGATTATCTATGTTGTTTTGTTTATTGGACTGTCGTTATGGGGAGTCAAAGCCATCGAGGCGCGGTTCGCTAGAACAGCACAGGAAGGGAAAGAGATTGCTTAG
- a CDS encoding aspartate aminotransferase family protein: protein MQSLGNDSELAVNKDQKYLWHNITPYSEKNPPMIAASASGSWITDIQGNRFLDGMSGLWCVNVGYGRKELAEAAYNQLLTLPYFPLTQSHLPAIALAEKLNEWLGDEYVIFFSNSGSEANEAAFKMARQYQQQIGQHYRHKFIARYRGYHGSSLGALSATGQAQRKYKYEPLTGGFLHVAPPDSYRRPAGMSVEEFNLQCAQSIEDTIIWEGVETIAAVIMEPVITGGGVIVPHQVYLDRVQEICRTHGVLLIMDEVICGFGRSGRKFGHHNYNVKPDIVTMAKGLTSAYLPLSATAVRKDIYEAFKDNSDDYGHFRHVNTFGGNPASCALALRNLEIIEQEKLVERADLLGERLNTEFTELLDHKLVGDVRSFGLVTGIELVEDKVSKKPVDLSIVKGIIAECKSKGLIIGKNGDTVAGFNNVLTFAPPLSSTDEDIEFIIDTFKSVLSGGWAK, encoded by the coding sequence ATGCAGAGTCTGGGGAATGATAGTGAGCTTGCGGTAAACAAGGATCAGAAATATTTATGGCACAATATCACGCCTTATAGTGAAAAGAACCCACCTATGATTGCCGCTTCGGCAAGTGGGTCGTGGATTACGGATATACAGGGCAACCGCTTTTTGGATGGAATGTCTGGGTTATGGTGTGTAAATGTGGGATACGGCCGCAAGGAGCTGGCAGAAGCAGCCTATAATCAATTGCTGACCCTGCCTTATTTTCCACTGACTCAAAGTCATCTCCCGGCGATAGCGCTGGCAGAGAAGCTGAATGAGTGGCTTGGAGACGAGTATGTTATCTTCTTTTCCAATAGTGGGTCAGAAGCCAATGAGGCTGCCTTCAAAATGGCCCGCCAGTACCAGCAGCAAATTGGCCAGCATTATCGCCATAAATTCATTGCCCGTTATCGTGGATATCACGGCAGCTCGCTGGGTGCGTTATCCGCAACAGGTCAGGCACAACGCAAATATAAATATGAACCGCTGACAGGTGGGTTTCTGCATGTAGCTCCCCCGGACAGCTATCGCCGCCCGGCAGGGATGTCTGTAGAAGAATTTAACCTCCAGTGTGCCCAGTCCATTGAGGATACGATCATCTGGGAAGGCGTGGAGACGATAGCTGCGGTGATCATGGAGCCTGTAATTACGGGCGGTGGCGTCATTGTACCTCATCAGGTTTATTTGGATCGGGTGCAGGAAATCTGCCGCACACACGGCGTGCTGCTTATTATGGATGAAGTGATTTGTGGATTTGGGCGCTCTGGACGTAAGTTTGGACATCACAACTATAATGTGAAGCCTGACATCGTGACGATGGCTAAGGGGCTGACTAGTGCTTATCTTCCCTTGTCCGCCACCGCTGTTCGTAAGGATATCTATGAGGCGTTTAAGGACAATAGCGATGACTATGGCCATTTTCGCCATGTGAATACCTTTGGTGGCAATCCTGCCTCATGTGCGCTGGCGCTGCGTAATCTGGAAATTATCGAGCAGGAGAAACTGGTGGAACGTGCGGATCTTTTAGGCGAAAGGCTAAATACGGAATTCACCGAGCTGCTTGATCACAAGCTTGTAGGGGATGTCCGCAGCTTTGGTTTAGTGACAGGCATCGAGCTAGTTGAAGATAAGGTTAGCAAAAAGCCAGTTGATCTGAGTATTGTGAAAGGCATTATTGCTGAATGTAAATCCAAAGGACTTATTATCGGCAAGAATGGTGATACGGTAGCTGGGTTCAACAATGTGCTTACCTTCGCCCCGCCGTTATCCTCCACAGATGAAGATATAGAGTTTATTATAGATACCTTCAAATCTGTACTGAGCGGGGGCTGGGCAAAGTGA
- the hydA gene encoding dihydropyrimidinase, giving the protein MKKLIKNGIIVTAADTYTGDVAIENGVITEIGLHLEAPGAEVIDASGCYVFPGGIDPHTHLDMPFGGTVTADDFETGTIAAAYGGTTTVIDFCLTTKGQPLQQAVDTWHHKSQHKAVIDYSFHLMVSELNDKVLGELPEIIENEGITSLKVFMAYKNTFQADDGTLFKTLQAAKKEGALVMVHAENGDVIEYLVEQALAAGNTDPIFHALTRPPELEGEATGRAAYLTELTDSQLYVVHVTCAEAAWKIAEARKKGLRVYGETCPQYLVLDQTALEKPNFEGAKYVWSPPLREQWNQDVLWDALWSGSLQTIGSDQCSFDFKGQKDLGLGDFSKIPNGGPTIEDRFTILYSEGVQKGRISLNKFVDIISTSSAKLFGLYPQKGTVAVGSDADLVIFDPAVERTLSAETHHMNVDYNAFEGFEVKGEPVFVLSRGEFVIRDKQFVGKAGSGKYLKRKRFAAEAPLPSKAEISGGVV; this is encoded by the coding sequence ATGAAGAAGCTTATTAAAAATGGCATCATCGTTACCGCAGCAGATACTTATACGGGTGATGTCGCTATTGAAAATGGGGTGATTACGGAGATCGGTCTTCATTTGGAGGCCCCGGGTGCGGAGGTTATAGATGCCTCTGGGTGTTATGTGTTCCCTGGAGGCATTGATCCTCATACGCATCTGGATATGCCTTTTGGCGGCACAGTTACAGCGGATGATTTCGAGACGGGAACCATTGCGGCTGCATATGGCGGAACCACTACAGTGATTGATTTTTGTTTAACGACCAAAGGACAACCGCTGCAGCAGGCTGTAGATACATGGCATCATAAGTCGCAGCATAAAGCGGTGATTGATTACAGCTTCCACCTTATGGTCTCAGAATTAAACGATAAAGTACTGGGCGAGCTTCCGGAGATTATAGAGAATGAAGGCATTACCTCGCTCAAAGTATTTATGGCTTATAAGAATACTTTTCAGGCGGATGACGGCACACTTTTTAAGACCCTCCAAGCCGCGAAAAAAGAAGGTGCGCTCGTAATGGTGCATGCAGAGAATGGAGATGTCATTGAATATCTTGTTGAGCAGGCCTTGGCCGCAGGCAACACTGACCCGATCTTTCATGCGCTGACCCGCCCGCCGGAGCTGGAGGGTGAAGCCACGGGACGTGCAGCTTATCTAACCGAACTGACAGATTCTCAGCTGTACGTTGTACACGTGACCTGTGCAGAAGCTGCTTGGAAGATTGCTGAAGCGCGTAAAAAGGGACTGCGCGTCTACGGCGAGACTTGCCCGCAGTATTTAGTGCTGGATCAGACGGCGCTGGAAAAGCCTAATTTCGAAGGCGCCAAATACGTGTGGTCTCCGCCACTGCGTGAGCAGTGGAATCAGGATGTATTGTGGGATGCGCTATGGAGCGGCAGCTTGCAGACGATTGGTTCGGATCAGTGTTCCTTTGATTTCAAAGGGCAAAAGGATCTGGGACTTGGCGATTTCTCCAAAATCCCGAACGGTGGGCCGACCATCGAGGATCGGTTTACGATTCTATATTCGGAAGGTGTGCAGAAAGGCCGGATCTCGCTGAATAAATTCGTGGATATTATTTCGACCTCCAGTGCCAAGCTGTTTGGATTGTACCCGCAAAAAGGCACAGTAGCGGTAGGTAGCGACGCTGACCTGGTTATTTTTGATCCAGCTGTAGAAAGAACACTCTCCGCAGAAACGCACCATATGAACGTCGATTATAATGCGTTTGAGGGCTTTGAAGTAAAGGGAGAGCCTGTTTTCGTCCTCAGTCGAGGCGAGTTTGTGATCCGAGATAAGCAATTTGTCGGCAAAGCTGGCTCGGGAAAATATTTAAAACGCAAACGTTTTGCAGCGGAGGCTCCTCTTCCTTCCAAGGCGGAAATTAGCGGAGGTGTAGTCTGA
- the preA gene encoding NAD-dependent dihydropyrimidine dehydrogenase subunit PreA, which yields MADLSINLAGIKSPNPFWLASAPPTNTGYQVQRAFEAGWGGAVWKTLGDPIINTSSRFAAVNFNGQRVAGFNNIELITDRPLEVNLKEIYETKKRFPNHAIIASLMVEPTQHKWHEIVKRVEDVGVDGLELNFGCPHGMAERGMGAASGQQPDLVQAQTTWVKEVATTPVIVKLTPNITDITVVARHAVKGGADAISMINTINSLAGVDIHSWNTIPNVGGQGAHGGYCGPAVKPIALSMVAECARDRGVGIPISGIGGISTWQDVVEFMLMGATGIQVCTAVMHHGFRILEEMIDGLNNYLDDKGLASVTELIGKSVSRYSNWGDLDLNYKVVARINEENCINCNKCHIACEDASHQCIDMLTNADGKAILQVREEDCVGCNLCSIVCPADGAIEMVPVDTGAAPLTWNERQKVIGSLNGTYSEVEVV from the coding sequence ATGGCAGATTTAAGCATTAATCTCGCAGGAATCAAATCACCCAATCCGTTCTGGCTGGCCTCCGCGCCGCCTACGAATACAGGCTATCAAGTGCAGCGGGCCTTTGAAGCGGGCTGGGGCGGAGCGGTGTGGAAGACGCTTGGTGATCCGATCATTAATACCTCATCGCGTTTTGCGGCTGTGAACTTCAATGGTCAGCGGGTTGCGGGCTTTAACAATATCGAGCTGATCACCGACCGTCCGCTTGAGGTCAACCTAAAGGAAATCTATGAAACGAAGAAAAGATTCCCGAATCATGCGATTATAGCCTCCCTGATGGTAGAACCAACGCAGCATAAATGGCATGAGATCGTTAAGCGGGTAGAGGACGTTGGTGTAGATGGTCTGGAGCTTAACTTTGGCTGTCCACATGGAATGGCTGAGCGCGGGATGGGCGCTGCCTCGGGGCAGCAACCAGATCTGGTGCAGGCGCAAACCACCTGGGTAAAAGAAGTAGCGACTACTCCGGTGATAGTGAAGCTGACGCCCAACATTACGGATATCACCGTCGTTGCCCGTCATGCGGTTAAGGGTGGGGCGGATGCGATTAGTATGATCAACACCATCAACAGTCTTGCTGGTGTAGATATTCATAGCTGGAACACCATTCCGAACGTTGGGGGGCAGGGCGCACATGGCGGATACTGTGGTCCGGCTGTAAAGCCTATTGCGCTTAGCATGGTAGCGGAATGTGCTCGTGATCGAGGTGTGGGTATTCCTATCTCTGGTATTGGGGGGATTTCGACCTGGCAGGATGTTGTGGAGTTCATGCTGATGGGTGCAACGGGCATTCAGGTGTGTACAGCGGTCATGCATCATGGCTTCCGGATTTTGGAGGAAATGATCGATGGGCTGAACAACTATTTGGATGATAAAGGGTTGGCTTCCGTAACAGAGCTAATCGGCAAATCGGTATCTAGATACTCCAACTGGGGGGATCTCGATCTCAACTATAAGGTTGTTGCCCGCATTAATGAGGAGAACTGTATCAACTGTAATAAATGCCATATTGCCTGCGAAGATGCTTCACATCAATGTATTGATATGTTAACTAATGCAGATGGGAAAGCTATTCTACAGGTCCGCGAGGAAGATTGTGTAGGCTGTAATCTCTGTTCTATTGTCTGTCCAGCAGACGGCGCGATCGAGATGGTACCGGTGGACACTGGGGCAGCCCCTCTGACCTGGAATGAGCGTCAGAAGGTGATTGGCAGCTTGAATGGTACTTATTCAGAAGTGGAGGTGGTATGA
- a CDS encoding PucR family transcriptional regulator, whose amino-acid sequence MDWELVLTIRDALKRPLFAKAEVIGGKSGLSRAIRWVHVLESANFDTLIHGEEMILTTGIGASVDLPSSLEFMQNLIDKNAACLCIELGTYFSTIPQEMIDLANANDFPLIIFTRTVRFVDITLDLHSIIINRHHRMLQELESISREFHRLTLTSQGTVKVLQLLCKSTRTQIIYMQLQGKPLFFPALSPEEQAPLLNFFTVFGDEMEGIQPDTAPYTREYGQKTIAIKPVGALDQTWAYILMVCNHKPQEFDCLLLDSASLSIAQELLRTRYMEERKLFSENLWVDELINGRIEDDNRLKGLIGSNFNMVNELPYRVCLIEIKNPRDVKWNSSENEWESITFHLSLILRSIFEKYSLRPLITLKNNRLTVIALDIQSKMPGKMRLQQALESLQHIRSDEKLKDLQLVIGVSKSHKRLKQAYSGYQEALQALSLYSCYQKSPLFYDELGVFQLLLSLNDGKTLQNFIRSYLGPLIDHDQTKGSELLLTLRVYLDHDGSKQIAARNLFIVRQSLYYRLDKITELLGEDFMQPENRISIQVALRAYQFLYPDKITLPSPRSVQI is encoded by the coding sequence ATGGATTGGGAGCTTGTGTTAACCATTCGTGACGCTTTAAAAAGACCACTATTCGCAAAAGCAGAGGTCATCGGTGGCAAAAGTGGCTTAAGCCGTGCCATTCGTTGGGTGCATGTGCTGGAAAGTGCCAACTTTGATACTCTAATTCATGGGGAAGAAATGATTCTGACTACGGGGATTGGCGCAAGTGTCGATCTGCCTTCCTCCTTGGAATTCATGCAGAACCTAATCGATAAAAATGCAGCCTGTTTATGTATTGAGTTAGGCACATATTTCAGCACTATCCCACAAGAGATGATCGACTTAGCTAACGCAAATGATTTCCCGCTGATCATCTTCACCCGCACGGTTCGCTTCGTTGATATCACCCTAGACCTCCATTCCATCATCATCAATCGGCATCACCGGATGCTGCAAGAGCTCGAAAGCATCTCGCGCGAATTTCACCGCCTGACGTTAACCTCACAAGGAACAGTGAAGGTGCTGCAATTATTATGTAAAAGCACTCGCACACAAATTATCTATATGCAATTGCAAGGCAAGCCCTTGTTCTTCCCAGCACTCTCGCCTGAAGAGCAAGCGCCTCTACTGAATTTCTTCACCGTCTTCGGTGACGAGATGGAAGGTATTCAACCAGACACCGCTCCTTACACCCGAGAATACGGACAAAAGACGATTGCTATTAAGCCTGTGGGCGCGCTGGATCAGACCTGGGCTTATATCCTGATGGTCTGCAATCACAAGCCACAAGAATTTGATTGCCTGTTGCTAGATTCCGCCTCTCTGTCCATTGCTCAAGAGCTACTGCGTACCCGGTATATGGAGGAGCGTAAGCTTTTTTCAGAAAATCTATGGGTCGATGAGCTGATCAATGGTCGTATAGAGGATGACAATCGTTTAAAAGGCTTGATCGGTTCCAATTTCAACATGGTCAACGAACTCCCTTACCGTGTATGCCTTATTGAAATCAAGAACCCTAGAGACGTAAAATGGAACAGCTCAGAGAACGAATGGGAATCAATCACCTTCCACCTTTCGCTCATCCTGCGTTCCATTTTCGAAAAATATTCCCTACGTCCGCTGATCACACTCAAGAACAATCGCCTCACCGTCATCGCACTCGACATTCAATCGAAAATGCCTGGAAAAATGCGGCTGCAGCAAGCACTTGAGTCCCTTCAGCATATCCGCTCCGATGAGAAGCTCAAAGATTTGCAGCTGGTCATCGGAGTCAGCAAATCGCATAAGCGTCTAAAACAAGCCTATTCCGGTTATCAAGAAGCCCTGCAAGCTTTATCGTTATACTCTTGTTATCAGAAGTCACCGCTCTTTTACGATGAGCTTGGCGTATTCCAGTTGCTACTTAGTCTAAATGACGGAAAAACGTTGCAGAACTTCATTCGCAGCTATCTCGGCCCACTGATCGATCACGATCAAACTAAAGGCAGCGAGCTCCTTCTCACGCTCCGTGTCTACCTTGATCATGATGGTTCCAAACAAATTGCCGCACGGAATTTATTCATCGTCAGACAGTCACTTTATTACCGTCTGGACAAAATAACAGAGCTGCTAGGCGAAGACTTCATGCAGCCAGAGAACCGGATCTCCATTCAGGTCGCCCTGCGCGCCTACCAATTTCTATATCCGGACAAAATCACTTTGCCCAGCCCCCGCTCAGTACAGATTTGA
- a CDS encoding aldo/keto reductase translates to MKYRKLGSTGMNVSVIGLGTWQFGGEWGKDFTQAEVDAMLDKAGELGINLIDTAECYGDHLSEKFIGGYLARRKREDWIVATKFGHHFQGHLQREQLWRAEDVLKQLDDSLRALQTEYIDLYQFHSGTDEQFDNDKLWSMLDRQKQAGKIRHLGVSISASGSGVHQTSAAADVQAEAIQVVYNRLDRQPEEEILPLCIENQLGVLARVPLASGYLSGKYKPDAVFGQGDVRANHNEDVRQKQLRAVAEIAANEVPSGLDMAQWALAWCLQHSAVTSVIPGCKNVEQVISNASAADLDMVKDTAQ, encoded by the coding sequence ATGAAATATCGCAAGCTTGGCAGTACAGGGATGAATGTATCGGTGATTGGCTTGGGTACTTGGCAGTTCGGTGGAGAGTGGGGCAAGGATTTCACTCAAGCAGAAGTTGATGCCATGCTGGATAAGGCTGGAGAGCTGGGTATTAACCTGATTGATACGGCAGAATGTTACGGGGATCACTTGTCGGAGAAGTTCATCGGGGGTTATCTGGCCCGCCGGAAACGCGAGGACTGGATTGTAGCTACGAAATTCGGTCATCATTTTCAGGGGCATTTGCAGCGGGAACAGCTATGGCGTGCAGAGGATGTACTGAAGCAGCTGGATGATTCCCTGCGAGCGCTTCAGACCGAATACATCGACCTCTATCAATTCCATTCTGGAACCGATGAGCAATTTGATAATGATAAGCTGTGGAGTATGCTCGACAGACAGAAGCAGGCAGGGAAAATCCGTCATTTAGGCGTTTCTATAAGTGCATCGGGCTCGGGTGTACATCAGACCTCTGCGGCAGCGGATGTGCAGGCAGAGGCCATACAAGTAGTATATAATCGGCTGGATCGTCAACCTGAGGAAGAGATTCTTCCGCTATGCATTGAGAATCAATTAGGTGTGTTGGCTCGCGTTCCGTTGGCAAGTGGTTATTTGAGCGGTAAATATAAGCCGGATGCGGTTTTTGGACAGGGTGATGTCCGTGCTAACCATAATGAGGATGTAAGGCAAAAACAGCTGCGCGCTGTAGCTGAAATTGCTGCCAACGAAGTGCCTTCTGGTCTCGATATGGCGCAGTGGGCTTTGGCGTGGTGTCTTCAGCATTCCGCAGTAACCAGTGTAATTCCAGGTTGTAAAAATGTAGAACAAGTTATCTCTAACGCCAGCGCTGCTGATCTGGATATGGTGAAGGATACTGCGCAATAA
- a CDS encoding CoA-acylating methylmalonate-semialdehyde dehydrogenase, whose protein sequence is MSLLVKQVEKVKNYVNGAWVESLSGQEEEVYNPATGEVIAYVPISNKEELGMAVEAAATAFQSWKKVAVPRRARYFFQYQQLLVEHWHELGELITLENGKNLEEAQGEVQRGIECVEFAAGIPTLMMGSQLPDIATGIESGMYRYPLGVIGGIAPFNFPMMVPCWMFPLAIACGNTFVLKPSERTPLLVNRLTELFAEAGFPPGVLNVVHGAHEVVNGLLEHEEVKAISFVGSQPVAEYVYKTGTAQGKRVQALAGAKNHSIVLPDAELDNAVKNIIAAAFGSAGERCMACSVVVVHEAIADELVSRLVAAANELKMGNGADDGVFLGPVIRQSNKDRTLDYIEIGEAEQAKLVRDGRKDAAAGGVGYFIGPTIFDHVQPGMTLWEDEIFAPVLSVIRVKNLSEAIAVTNQSPFANGACIYTDSAKAIREFREEIDAGMLGVNLGVPAPMAFFPFSGYKKSFYGDLHANGRDGVEFYTRKKMITARY, encoded by the coding sequence ATGTCTCTCCTAGTGAAACAAGTCGAGAAGGTTAAGAATTATGTGAATGGAGCTTGGGTAGAGTCGTTATCCGGACAGGAAGAAGAGGTATACAATCCGGCGACCGGCGAAGTGATTGCTTATGTACCTATATCAAATAAAGAAGAGTTGGGAATGGCGGTCGAGGCTGCGGCTACGGCATTTCAATCTTGGAAAAAAGTCGCTGTACCGCGTCGCGCACGCTATTTTTTTCAATATCAACAGCTACTGGTAGAGCATTGGCATGAGCTGGGTGAGCTGATTACGCTGGAGAACGGTAAGAATCTGGAAGAGGCGCAGGGTGAGGTGCAGCGCGGCATTGAGTGTGTTGAATTTGCCGCAGGCATCCCCACATTGATGATGGGCAGCCAGCTTCCGGATATTGCTACTGGAATTGAATCCGGGATGTACCGCTATCCGCTAGGAGTTATTGGTGGGATTGCTCCGTTCAATTTTCCGATGATGGTCCCTTGCTGGATGTTTCCACTCGCCATTGCTTGCGGGAATACCTTTGTGCTGAAGCCTTCGGAGCGTACGCCGCTGCTGGTTAATCGGTTAACTGAACTATTTGCTGAAGCGGGCTTTCCGCCCGGTGTGCTGAATGTTGTTCATGGAGCGCATGAGGTGGTAAACGGGCTGTTGGAGCATGAGGAAGTGAAGGCGATTTCGTTCGTGGGTTCTCAGCCGGTAGCGGAATATGTATACAAGACAGGGACGGCGCAGGGGAAACGAGTGCAGGCGTTAGCAGGAGCTAAAAACCATTCGATTGTGCTGCCTGACGCAGAACTGGATAATGCGGTGAAAAATATAATTGCCGCTGCGTTTGGCTCTGCGGGTGAGCGGTGTATGGCTTGCTCGGTTGTGGTAGTCCATGAGGCTATCGCTGACGAGCTAGTCAGTCGCCTGGTAGCGGCTGCGAATGAGCTTAAGATGGGTAATGGTGCCGATGATGGGGTGTTTCTGGGACCGGTAATCCGTCAGTCGAATAAGGATCGTACGCTCGATTACATTGAGATTGGAGAAGCTGAACAAGCCAAGCTAGTGAGAGATGGGCGGAAAGATGCGGCTGCGGGCGGTGTGGGTTATTTTATCGGGCCGACGATATTTGATCATGTGCAGCCGGGAATGACCCTCTGGGAGGATGAGATTTTTGCGCCGGTATTGTCTGTGATTCGTGTGAAGAATTTGAGTGAAGCTATTGCGGTGACGAATCAGTCTCCATTCGCGAATGGGGCGTGCATTTACACAGATAGTGCTAAAGCGATCCGCGAGTTCCGGGAAGAGATTGATGCAGGGATGCTGGGTGTGAATCTAGGCGTGCCTGCGCCAATGGCCTTTTTCCCTTTCTCGGGTTATAAGAAATCGTTCTATGGAGATCTGCATGCCAATGGGCGTGATGGGGTGGAATTCTATACCCGTAAAAAGATGATCACTGCCCGTTATTAG
- a CDS encoding NAD(P)-dependent oxidoreductase — protein sequence MEHSSPLTAFTPDMFMRNFAEAEPPLTHKGAMDEANRCLYCYDAPCIKACPTSINIPSFIKRIATDNLKGSAQTIMDSNPVGASCARVCPTDELCEGACVLNDASAPIQIGLLQRYATDWAMNSGVQLFKAGIPNGKKVAVIGGGPAGLSAARELAREGFAVVIYEAKELAGGLDTHGIVSFRLPQSISLWEVEQVEKLGVEIRTGVKVGVNVSVDELKSDYDAIVLAAGMGYVPSIGIEGEKLAGVYDAIALVESTKTGNPLLELMGQRVAVIGAGNTAIDAATCSVRLGAANVKMIYRRTREEMTAYDFEYEFAKQEGVEFSWLTLPKRIVGDELGNVTALECVQMKLTEELGKDGRPVPMPTEGSEFLIPVDAVVIAIGQKRRLDLIDSLGLVHDRGVVKVDEATCQTSDPQIYAAGDIIFGSGKGEAMVVSAAQQGKDAAYAIVKQFSGQQEVVVRSAG from the coding sequence ATGGAGCATTCTTCTCCGTTAACAGCATTTACACCAGATATGTTCATGCGTAACTTTGCCGAGGCTGAGCCGCCTCTGACTCATAAGGGTGCCATGGATGAGGCTAACCGCTGTCTATATTGCTACGATGCCCCTTGCATAAAAGCTTGTCCGACCAGCATTAATATCCCCTCCTTTATCAAACGGATCGCTACTGACAATTTGAAAGGTTCGGCACAGACGATTATGGATTCCAATCCTGTGGGTGCCAGCTGTGCTCGCGTGTGTCCTACAGATGAACTGTGCGAAGGAGCTTGTGTGTTAAATGATGCTTCGGCGCCGATCCAAATCGGACTACTGCAGCGTTATGCGACAGATTGGGCGATGAACAGCGGAGTTCAATTATTTAAGGCTGGCATTCCTAATGGGAAAAAGGTAGCCGTAATCGGCGGTGGTCCTGCGGGCTTGTCGGCGGCTAGGGAGCTCGCCCGTGAAGGTTTTGCTGTTGTGATCTATGAGGCGAAGGAATTGGCTGGTGGACTAGATACGCATGGGATTGTGTCGTTTCGGCTTCCGCAGTCTATATCTCTTTGGGAAGTAGAGCAGGTAGAAAAGCTGGGTGTGGAAATACGTACAGGTGTAAAAGTCGGAGTAAATGTCTCTGTAGACGAGTTGAAGTCCGACTATGATGCCATCGTTTTGGCAGCGGGTATGGGTTATGTGCCTTCGATAGGGATTGAAGGTGAAAAATTGGCTGGCGTATATGATGCCATTGCACTCGTAGAATCCACTAAGACTGGCAATCCTCTGCTAGAGCTGATGGGCCAGCGGGTCGCTGTCATAGGTGCGGGCAATACGGCTATTGATGCAGCTACATGCTCGGTGCGGCTAGGGGCCGCTAATGTAAAAATGATCTATCGCCGGACGCGTGAAGAGATGACGGCTTACGACTTTGAATATGAATTTGCGAAGCAGGAAGGTGTGGAGTTCAGTTGGCTTACCTTACCGAAACGTATCGTGGGGGATGAGCTTGGAAATGTAACCGCACTGGAATGTGTGCAGATGAAGCTGACAGAGGAGCTGGGCAAGGATGGACGTCCAGTGCCTATGCCGACAGAGGGTTCGGAGTTCTTGATTCCTGTAGACGCAGTTGTAATAGCTATAGGTCAAAAGCGTCGCCTAGATCTAATAGATTCCTTAGGCCTTGTGCATGACCGTGGGGTTGTAAAGGTGGATGAAGCCACCTGTCAAACCTCCGATCCGCAAATTTATGCCGCTGGCGATATCATATTTGGTTCAGGCAAAGGTGAGGCCATGGTAGTATCAGCAGCCCAGCAGGGGAAAGACGCAGCCTATGCAATTGTAAAACAGTTCTCAGGCCAGCAGGAGGTCGTTGTTAGATCTGCGGGTTGA
- a CDS encoding GNAT family N-acetyltransferase → MIIHSAALNLKRTTEQDLAFVLATEQNEGNRAYIGQWSKEEHTTAIHDSDILHLTIRDRSGKRVGYIIVTGLQDTHLSVCIKRFVIHSKELGYGKLSLRLVSDWIFQHTKTHRLWLDVRDHNHRARHVYESCGFTLEGTLRDCIKVGEQFESLHVMSILRHEYMERE, encoded by the coding sequence ATGATCATTCATTCAGCAGCCTTGAATCTAAAACGTACTACAGAGCAGGATTTAGCATTCGTATTAGCGACAGAACAAAACGAAGGAAACCGTGCCTATATCGGACAATGGAGCAAAGAGGAGCACACTACAGCCATCCATGATTCAGATATTCTGCACCTTACAATTAGGGATCGCTCTGGAAAAAGAGTCGGTTATATCATCGTAACAGGACTTCAGGACACCCATCTTTCCGTCTGCATTAAAAGATTCGTCATCCATTCCAAGGAGCTTGGATATGGCAAACTGTCGCTTCGGCTCGTGAGCGACTGGATCTTCCAACACACCAAGACGCATCGGCTATGGTTGGATGTTAGAGATCACAACCATCGAGCTCGACATGTCTATGAAAGCTGTGGCTTTACACTGGAAGGCACTCTTCGTGATTGTATAAAAGTAGGGGAACAATTTGAATCTCTGCATGTCATGTCCATATTGCGGCATGAGTATATGGAGCGTGAGTAG